Proteins co-encoded in one bacterium genomic window:
- the glmS gene encoding glutamine--fructose-6-phosphate transaminase (isomerizing) yields MCGIFAYVGHGFTVELLVEGIRRLEYRGYDSWGIALGAEDSIHIHREIGKITEIRPEHVPDIPWRGGIAHTRWATHGVPSEVNAHPHSDEAGLHALVHNGIVENYLPLKETLRKKGRQFVSETDSEVIVHLVAQLRAEGLELRQAFLEALARIEGTYGIALISREAPGTVFLARNGSPLVIGRGDGFMVAASDAAAIVPYTRDVMYLDDGDCAVLEAESFETFRLDETPTVKAVERLTIDIASIESGGYLHFMEKEIHEQPRTIVDAMRGRIDLSRGSVKLGGIDESILARAKRLKIIACGTSWHAGLVGKYLFENLAGLPTEVCYAAEFRYANPAVEPDTLVMAISQSGETADTLAGIREAKRLGAPVMGIVNVVGSSIARECGQGVFLHAGPEIGVASTKAFTSQVVVLSLLAVQASRMRGMSLRDGLIYLNELRALSGHVEEALRLDGKIRSIAGEYAGYANVLYVGRLYEYPLALEGALKLKEISYIHAEGIPAAELKHGPIALVDTNMPVVVLAAQSKVLDKMISNVNEIRARGGRIIAVVREGDKGFDTLAEHVITIPATLDPLVPVIGVIPLQLFAYHVAVARGCDVDRPRNLAKSVTVE; encoded by the coding sequence ATGTGCGGTATTTTTGCGTATGTGGGTCATGGTTTTACCGTTGAGCTGCTCGTCGAGGGGATTCGGAGGCTTGAATACCGGGGGTATGATTCCTGGGGAATCGCTCTCGGCGCGGAAGACAGTATCCACATACACCGCGAAATCGGAAAAATCACCGAAATCCGACCCGAACATGTTCCCGACATCCCTTGGCGCGGCGGCATAGCACACACACGGTGGGCTACCCATGGTGTCCCCAGCGAAGTCAATGCCCACCCTCACAGTGACGAAGCCGGGCTTCATGCTCTCGTCCATAACGGCATTGTCGAAAACTACCTGCCGCTCAAGGAGACGCTCCGGAAAAAAGGGCGCCAGTTCGTGAGCGAGACCGACTCTGAGGTTATCGTTCATCTCGTCGCGCAATTACGGGCCGAAGGACTGGAACTCCGTCAGGCATTCCTCGAAGCGCTCGCGCGAATCGAAGGTACGTACGGGATTGCGCTCATTTCCCGTGAAGCGCCGGGAACCGTGTTCCTTGCACGGAATGGAAGCCCGCTCGTGATAGGCCGCGGGGACGGCTTCATGGTTGCGGCAAGCGACGCCGCGGCAATCGTACCGTACACGAGGGATGTGATGTACCTCGATGACGGCGACTGCGCGGTGCTGGAGGCGGAATCATTCGAGACCTTCCGGCTCGACGAGACACCGACGGTCAAGGCGGTCGAGCGGCTGACCATCGATATTGCCTCTATAGAATCGGGCGGATACCTGCATTTCATGGAAAAAGAGATTCATGAACAGCCCCGGACCATTGTCGATGCCATGAGGGGCCGTATCGACCTGAGCAGGGGATCGGTCAAGCTGGGGGGAATCGACGAATCGATTCTGGCGAGGGCAAAACGGCTCAAGATAATCGCCTGCGGAACGAGCTGGCATGCCGGGCTTGTCGGGAAATACCTGTTCGAGAACCTTGCCGGGCTGCCGACCGAGGTCTGTTACGCCGCCGAGTTCCGTTATGCAAACCCGGCTGTCGAACCTGATACCCTCGTCATGGCAATCAGCCAGTCCGGCGAAACGGCCGACACTCTCGCCGGAATCCGTGAGGCAAAACGGCTGGGCGCTCCGGTCATGGGTATTGTGAACGTTGTGGGGAGTTCGATCGCCCGTGAATGCGGTCAGGGTGTCTTCCTCCATGCCGGGCCGGAAATCGGTGTCGCCTCGACTAAGGCGTTCACGAGCCAGGTCGTTGTCCTGAGCCTTCTCGCTGTTCAGGCAAGCAGGATGCGCGGGATGTCGCTGCGGGACGGCCTCATATATCTGAACGAGCTCCGCGCCCTGAGCGGACATGTTGAAGAAGCGCTCAGGCTGGATGGGAAAATACGCTCCATTGCCGGGGAATATGCCGGGTATGCGAATGTGCTGTATGTTGGCCGCCTCTATGAATATCCTCTCGCTCTCGAAGGAGCGCTTAAGCTCAAGGAAATCTCGTATATTCATGCGGAAGGGATTCCCGCCGCGGAACTGAAGCACGGCCCCATCGCGCTTGTGGACACCAACATGCCCGTGGTGGTCCTGGCGGCGCAGAGCAAAGTTCTCGACAAAATGATCTCCAACGTGAACGAGATACGTGCCCGGGGCGGAAGAATCATCGCGGTTGTCCGTGAAGGCGATAAGGGTTTCGACACGCTCGCGGAGCATGTCATCACCATACCGGCGACACTCGATCCCCTTGTTCCGGTAATCGGCGTCATACCCCTGCAATTGTTTGCCTATCATGTGGCTGTTGCGCGCGGGTGCGATGTCGACCGTCCCCGGAACCTGGCAAAAAGCGTCACCGTGGAGTGA
- a CDS encoding LTA synthase family protein, which translates to MKSWNRFFAQFRKDMTFWIFCVLFFQITRAIFIILLRDEISSTSGVSDIAMTVLIGLRYDGMEASYFTAIPFMMSVVCGFVDINKACDRVRIITGIVLVTLTTILAVVGYGYFREYHDVFNGFLFNLQYDDRRAIFSTIEEEYHLVPNLIVMAIIIFAGQFALRYLLRRSFVRDDFFLTVFSTRRRKIWATVIIVAFFYVSTGSFGRHPPKRSDAGVTTDAFLNKMVMNSYMTLYTAFKEYNLLVGAKGLQVFLPDGDVAQAARFVFSTSESRDNLDSYFLKHAKGPRGQKPRHIFLIIEESYDSWPLMDKYSSLGLTTNLRALAQEGFYWKWFLPASDGTMTSMAAIITGLADAGVYVNYQKSAQEVFSSSLADTFRRLGYRTRLFYSGYLRWQRIDDFCRAQGFEEIYGAPSMAGWIYTNQWGVDDEHLFGFIENNVPDNIPSFNLVLNTTYHPPFSVDVYGKGFPLRTVPEDMKPYWGNTVSLNLLGHLWYEDRELGTFVHTMETRLTDPLFAITGDHSSRRFINARPDMYERSSVPFVLYGKDVLRGIPFPSNPAGSHLDIGATLIELAAPESFPYYSLGNDLLAPADSFYGISKGLIISSGFIFDAENDQKFYPLPGKELPDNLPDAQTLKKLHDAVHGISWWRVKHGSGISGSVHQ; encoded by the coding sequence ATGAAAAGCTGGAATCGATTTTTCGCCCAGTTCCGAAAGGATATGACTTTCTGGATATTCTGTGTATTGTTTTTCCAGATAACCAGGGCAATTTTCATTATCCTTCTCAGAGATGAAATAAGCAGTACGAGCGGAGTATCCGATATTGCGATGACAGTGCTTATCGGCCTGCGGTATGACGGCATGGAAGCAAGCTATTTCACCGCCATTCCGTTCATGATGAGCGTTGTCTGCGGATTTGTGGACATTAACAAGGCCTGTGACCGCGTCCGTATCATTACCGGCATCGTACTAGTAACACTCACCACGATTTTAGCCGTCGTGGGATATGGCTATTTCAGGGAATATCACGATGTATTCAACGGTTTTCTGTTCAATCTTCAGTATGATGACAGGCGGGCGATTTTTTCGACGATTGAGGAAGAATACCATCTTGTGCCGAACCTCATCGTCATGGCAATAATCATATTCGCCGGACAGTTCGCCCTGAGATACCTGCTGAGGAGATCGTTTGTCCGGGATGATTTTTTTCTGACCGTGTTTTCCACGCGGCGACGGAAAATATGGGCGACTGTGATTATTGTCGCTTTCTTTTATGTCAGCACCGGTTCTTTTGGCCGTCACCCGCCCAAACGGAGCGATGCCGGAGTCACCACGGACGCATTTCTCAACAAAATGGTTATGAACTCATACATGACCCTCTATACCGCATTCAAGGAATACAATCTCCTCGTGGGCGCGAAAGGCCTTCAGGTTTTTCTTCCCGACGGAGATGTGGCACAGGCGGCCCGGTTCGTGTTTTCGACCTCTGAATCGCGCGACAATCTCGACAGCTATTTCCTGAAACACGCAAAAGGGCCCAGGGGACAGAAGCCCCGTCATATATTTCTCATCATCGAAGAAAGCTATGACTCGTGGCCTCTCATGGATAAATATTCGTCGCTCGGGCTGACAACGAATCTCAGGGCTCTCGCGCAGGAGGGTTTCTACTGGAAATGGTTCCTTCCGGCATCGGACGGTACCATGACCTCCATGGCGGCGATCATTACCGGGCTTGCCGATGCGGGGGTATATGTGAACTACCAGAAGTCGGCCCAGGAGGTTTTCTCCTCATCGCTTGCGGATACATTCCGGCGCCTCGGTTACAGAACACGGCTGTTCTACAGCGGTTATCTGCGATGGCAGAGGATAGACGATTTCTGCAGGGCGCAGGGTTTCGAGGAGATATACGGCGCCCCGAGCATGGCAGGCTGGATATACACCAATCAATGGGGTGTCGATGACGAGCACCTGTTCGGTTTTATCGAAAACAACGTTCCGGACAATATCCCGAGCTTCAACCTTGTCCTGAACACCACATACCATCCTCCCTTCAGCGTCGATGTATACGGGAAAGGCTTTCCCCTGCGGACTGTTCCGGAAGACATGAAACCATACTGGGGAAACACGGTGAGCCTGAATCTTCTCGGCCACCTCTGGTATGAGGACCGGGAGCTCGGCACGTTCGTCCATACCATGGAAACACGGCTGACCGATCCGCTGTTCGCAATCACCGGCGACCACAGTTCCCGGAGATTCATAAACGCCAGGCCCGATATGTATGAACGGTCATCGGTACCCTTTGTCCTGTACGGGAAGGATGTTCTCAGGGGCATTCCATTTCCGTCGAACCCGGCGGGAAGCCATCTCGATATCGGAGCTACCCTTATCGAGCTCGCCGCGCCGGAAAGTTTCCCCTATTATTCGCTCGGGAACGATCTTCTCGCTCCGGCGGACAGTTTTTATGGCATAAGCAAAGGATTGATCATCTCATCGGGCTTTATATTCGATGCGGAAAACGATCAGAAATTCTACCCGCTTCCCGGAAAAGAGCTCCCTGATAATCTCCCCGATGCACAAACTTTGAAAAAACTTCATGATGCTGTCCACGGGATTTCATGGTGGCGGGTCAAACACGGTTCGGGGATTTCCGGCAGCGTACATCAATAA
- the def gene encoding peptide deformylase: MSDGNDKVRIYGDPVLRKSTEPVTVFDSDLRDFVEHMADMMFGNNGVGLAAPQVGVSRKVIVIDLSFGEKVDDYLALINPEIVGKEGECTMEEGCLSVPGIWEEVVRPEKIRVRFLDADGAEHLVDADGLLARVIQHEADHLEGILFVDRISTVKRTLLSKTLKTMAEDGIKA, encoded by the coding sequence ATGAGCGATGGTAACGACAAGGTTCGTATCTACGGCGACCCCGTACTCAGGAAAAGCACCGAGCCGGTAACCGTGTTCGATTCCGACCTCAGGGATTTCGTGGAGCATATGGCCGATATGATGTTCGGAAATAACGGTGTCGGGCTTGCTGCCCCGCAGGTGGGGGTATCCCGGAAAGTGATCGTAATCGACCTGTCGTTCGGCGAGAAGGTTGACGACTATCTTGCCCTGATCAATCCCGAGATTGTCGGGAAAGAAGGCGAATGCACCATGGAGGAGGGCTGCCTGTCGGTTCCCGGAATATGGGAAGAAGTGGTGCGGCCCGAAAAAATCAGGGTACGGTTTCTCGATGCGGACGGCGCCGAACACCTGGTCGATGCGGACGGTCTCCTCGCCCGCGTTATCCAGCACGAGGCCGATCATCTTGAGGGCATCCTGTTTGTGGACAGAATCAGCACGGTCAAGCGGACGCTGCTGTCGAAAACGCTCAAGACCATGGCCGAGGATGGTATAAAGGCTTGA
- the fmt gene encoding methionyl-tRNA formyltransferase: MKRIVFLGTAEFGIPSLRALHEHHRVAGVVTQCDTPKGRGCRLQPSPVKIAALDMGLDVIGVENLRDPVFIERLKDYGADLFFVVAFQILPREVFTIPPDGTINLHGSLLPDYRGAAPINRAIINGDRETGLTTFYIEETIDTGDIILNEPVAIDPDETAGELSARMSELGAGLTLRTLEMIEKRGAPGLKQPMKGGRPAPKLFKEDGRIDWSGDARSIHNQVRGMNPTPGAYTEWRRGPLKIHRTKVVDEDTPGTPGMITEASPQNGFVVSCGKGKLRILELQPPGKKVMDGPSFVRGYRIATGHVLSDNK, from the coding sequence TTGAAACGGATCGTTTTTCTGGGAACCGCCGAATTCGGTATTCCTTCGCTCCGGGCGCTTCACGAGCACCATCGGGTCGCGGGAGTGGTCACACAGTGCGATACGCCGAAAGGAAGAGGCTGCCGTCTCCAGCCATCGCCGGTAAAAATCGCCGCGCTCGACATGGGTCTCGATGTCATCGGTGTTGAAAACCTCCGTGACCCGGTATTTATCGAGCGGCTGAAGGACTATGGCGCCGACCTCTTTTTTGTGGTGGCGTTCCAAATACTTCCACGCGAGGTGTTCACAATCCCGCCGGACGGCACGATCAATCTTCACGGCTCACTTCTTCCCGACTACCGCGGCGCTGCGCCGATAAACCGGGCGATTATCAACGGCGACAGAGAGACGGGTCTCACGACCTTCTACATAGAAGAAACGATCGATACGGGAGATATCATCCTCAACGAGCCGGTTGCCATAGACCCCGACGAAACGGCGGGAGAGCTCTCGGCACGGATGTCAGAGCTGGGCGCCGGACTTACGCTGAGAACGCTCGAAATGATCGAGAAACGCGGTGCGCCGGGACTGAAACAGCCCATGAAAGGTGGACGTCCCGCTCCGAAGCTGTTCAAGGAGGACGGCCGTATAGACTGGTCGGGGGATGCCCGGAGCATCCACAACCAGGTACGAGGTATGAATCCGACGCCGGGAGCGTACACCGAATGGCGGCGCGGTCCCCTGAAGATTCACCGCACAAAGGTTGTCGACGAGGACACACCGGGAACACCCGGAATGATTACCGAGGCATCGCCTCAGAACGGATTTGTCGTTTCATGCGGGAAAGGGAAGCTCCGGATTCTGGAGCTTCAGCCGCCCGGGAAAAAAGTGATGGACGGCCCCAGTTTTGTACGAGGGTACAGAATTGCAACGGGGCATGTCCTCTCTGATAACAAATGA
- the tgt gene encoding tRNA guanosine(34) transglycosylase Tgt: MAGQKAHGFSFEVLRTCPETGARAGILRTPHSEIETPVFMPVGTQATVKTMSQQELEAFDTRIILGNTYHLYLRPGPKLVREAGGLHSFMGWNGSILTDSGGFQVFSLSDLRKITEEGVFFRSHIDGSRHLFSPESVIEIEHDLGADIIMVLDECIPYPSTLEYASRSCDMTGKWAARCRDAHEKLDDGSSILFAICQGSVYPGLRENFARRLVEMDFTGYAIGGLAVGEPKKSMLEMIGITTGVLPEDKPRYLMGVGFPDDIVEAVSRGVDMFDCVMPTRNARNGTVFTRDGKLVLKNAGTSRDFFPIDADCGCPACRNYTRAYLRHLFHAGEILGPRLATMHSIYFYLEVMREMRAAILDNRFPQWREMFLRRYRQKDKTDEF; this comes from the coding sequence ATGGCCGGACAAAAAGCCCACGGGTTCTCGTTCGAGGTGCTCAGGACCTGTCCCGAAACGGGGGCACGCGCCGGAATTCTGCGGACACCCCATTCGGAGATCGAAACCCCAGTCTTTATGCCGGTCGGCACGCAAGCCACGGTAAAGACCATGTCCCAGCAGGAGCTCGAGGCTTTCGACACCCGTATCATCCTGGGAAACACCTATCATCTCTATCTTCGTCCGGGCCCGAAGCTTGTCCGCGAAGCGGGCGGGCTTCACTCGTTCATGGGATGGAACGGCTCGATTCTGACCGATTCGGGCGGTTTTCAGGTGTTCAGCCTCAGCGATTTGAGGAAGATTACCGAGGAAGGCGTCTTTTTCCGTTCTCATATTGACGGTTCAAGGCATCTTTTTTCGCCTGAAAGCGTCATTGAGATAGAGCACGATCTCGGCGCGGACATTATCATGGTGCTCGACGAGTGCATACCGTACCCTTCAACACTCGAGTATGCCTCACGGTCGTGCGATATGACCGGGAAGTGGGCGGCCCGGTGCCGGGATGCCCATGAGAAGCTCGATGACGGCAGCAGCATTCTGTTTGCCATCTGTCAGGGCAGCGTTTATCCCGGGCTGCGGGAAAATTTCGCCCGGCGGCTCGTTGAGATGGACTTTACGGGTTATGCGATCGGAGGACTTGCGGTCGGCGAGCCCAAAAAGAGCATGTTAGAGATGATCGGAATCACAACAGGTGTGCTGCCGGAGGATAAACCGCGTTATCTCATGGGAGTTGGATTCCCGGACGATATCGTCGAGGCGGTTTCGCGGGGGGTCGATATGTTCGACTGCGTCATGCCCACCCGTAACGCCCGCAACGGCACGGTATTCACCCGGGACGGGAAACTCGTGCTCAAGAACGCCGGAACATCCCGTGATTTCTTCCCGATCGACGCCGACTGCGGATGCCCGGCCTGCCGCAACTATACACGGGCCTATCTGCGGCACCTGTTCCATGCGGGCGAAATACTCGGCCCCCGGCTGGCGACCATGCACAGTATATACTTTTACCTCGAGGTCATGCGCGAAATGAGAGCAGCCATCCTCGATAACAGATTTCCACAGTGGCGGGAAATGTTTCTCCGCCGTTACAGACAAAAGGATAAAACCGATGAATTTTGA
- a CDS encoding phosphatase PAP2 family protein: MIDKPFLEKYRVRLYPEEVLCLIFFGLLLVLSFRYGTRIKGPTIMVRAMINAFLIVIGLAVLSRKSGITIVKIIRNWAPIIIVLLAYENLGNLVHFVNPHDADPVMKRIDEFIFGGVNPTLWLEGHIHPWLSEIMHIAYVNYYPFLPIIGFVLYISRDFHRFRNVMVSVTFGFYLGYIGYILLPTVGPRYYMADLFTLSVKGTTMMSDKVYEMLNALESTRRDCFPSLHTAISVIVTVYAYRYRRWLFWFMAPVCTGIVCATIYLRYHYVIDVIAGLAHAAFCVWLGPRVNALWYRYVTGDHVAADYPETLDLFDKGKTVLAKITGRFGKR, translated from the coding sequence GTGATCGACAAGCCTTTTCTTGAAAAATACCGTGTGCGGCTCTATCCCGAGGAGGTGCTCTGTCTGATCTTTTTCGGGCTTCTGCTCGTGCTGTCGTTCAGGTACGGAACCCGGATCAAAGGCCCGACAATAATGGTTCGCGCGATGATCAACGCATTTCTGATCGTCATCGGGCTTGCCGTTCTCTCGCGTAAATCAGGAATAACGATTGTAAAGATCATCCGTAACTGGGCGCCCATTATCATTGTTCTTCTGGCGTACGAGAACCTTGGCAATCTCGTTCATTTTGTGAATCCTCATGACGCCGATCCTGTGATGAAACGGATAGACGAATTCATATTCGGCGGCGTCAATCCCACGCTCTGGCTCGAAGGCCATATCCACCCGTGGCTCAGCGAGATCATGCACATAGCCTATGTGAATTATTATCCGTTTCTCCCCATAATCGGCTTCGTACTCTATATTTCCAGGGATTTTCACCGGTTCCGCAATGTCATGGTGAGCGTCACCTTCGGATTTTACCTCGGGTATATCGGATATATTCTCCTGCCGACTGTCGGCCCGCGGTATTATATGGCCGATCTGTTCACTCTGAGCGTCAAGGGCACCACCATGATGTCCGACAAGGTTTACGAAATGCTCAATGCCCTCGAATCGACACGCCGCGACTGTTTCCCCTCCCTTCATACCGCAATCTCCGTCATTGTGACAGTCTATGCGTACCGGTACCGCCGCTGGCTTTTCTGGTTCATGGCGCCGGTGTGCACGGGGATCGTGTGCGCAACGATTTACCTGCGCTACCACTATGTTATCGATGTCATTGCGGGACTTGCGCATGCGGCTTTCTGCGTATGGCTCGGCCCCCGTGTCAACGCCCTCTGGTACCGGTATGTGACCGGAGATCACGTGGCTGCGGACTATCCGGAAACCCTCGATCTTTTCGATAAAGGCAAAACCGTGCTCGCGAAGATCACAGGAAGATTCGGGAAGCGGTAA
- a CDS encoding zinc metallopeptidase produces the protein MPFFFFDPTLIIAIPGLIFTLWAQAKVKSTYSKYSKVRARSGVTGAQVARSILDSSRLSGVAVEPIRGELTDHYDPKAGVLRLSEGVYNSQSIAALGIAAHESGHALQHASNYSALVLRTAVAPAAATGSQLGIILFMIGMFIPMFTHSSMTWLLDAGIILFSIAVLFTLITLPVEFNASRRALAVLEKGGYLTVEELPHAKKVLDAAAWTYVAAAATAVLTLIRLLIIRGASRD, from the coding sequence ATGCCTTTTTTCTTTTTCGATCCCACACTGATCATTGCTATCCCCGGTCTCATTTTTACGCTCTGGGCGCAGGCAAAGGTCAAATCGACCTACAGCAAGTACAGCAAGGTTCGCGCACGGTCGGGAGTGACAGGCGCGCAGGTGGCGCGGTCGATTCTCGACAGCAGCAGGCTTTCCGGAGTGGCTGTCGAGCCGATACGCGGCGAGCTGACCGATCATTATGATCCGAAGGCGGGGGTTCTCCGTCTCTCGGAGGGTGTGTACAATTCTCAGAGCATCGCGGCGCTCGGCATCGCCGCCCACGAGTCCGGTCATGCGCTCCAGCATGCGTCCAACTACTCGGCGCTCGTGCTCAGAACCGCTGTGGCGCCGGCGGCGGCCACCGGTTCGCAGCTCGGGATTATTCTTTTCATGATCGGCATGTTCATTCCCATGTTTACCCATTCATCGATGACATGGCTCCTTGATGCCGGAATCATCCTGTTCAGCATTGCGGTGCTTTTTACCCTCATCACGCTCCCCGTCGAATTCAACGCGTCGCGGAGGGCGCTTGCGGTGCTTGAAAAAGGCGGATACCTGACCGTGGAAGAGCTGCCTCATGCAAAAAAGGTGCTCGATGCGGCTGCATGGACGTATGTTGCCGCGGCTGCGACCGCCGTTCTTACCCTCATCAGGCTTCTTATCATCAGGGGGGCCAGCAGGGACTGA
- the yajC gene encoding preprotein translocase subunit YajC: MLLALFAVFYFFMIRPQQKKQKETQNMLSQLGKGDKIVTIGGIVGTIVNIKKKEDEKESEDIIVLKTSDTTKIEMVRSSIARVISRQNEAVSKS; encoded by the coding sequence ATGCTTCTCGCACTTTTCGCGGTGTTTTATTTTTTCATGATTCGGCCGCAGCAGAAAAAACAGAAGGAAACCCAGAACATGCTCAGCCAGCTCGGCAAAGGCGATAAAATCGTCACTATCGGCGGCATTGTGGGAACCATTGTCAATATCAAGAAAAAAGAGGATGAAAAGGAAAGCGAGGACATCATCGTTCTCAAAACCTCCGATACGACAAAAATAGAGATGGTGCGGTCGAGTATCGCCCGGGTGATTTCCAGGCAGAACGAGGCGGTGAGCAAGTCATGA